Proteins encoded together in one Triticum dicoccoides isolate Atlit2015 ecotype Zavitan chromosome 7B, WEW_v2.0, whole genome shotgun sequence window:
- the LOC119336511 gene encoding replication termination factor 2-like, with translation MAPATGATRAVVLRLDDLSLPPRYLTVASHLPVSDLIGFLPLPSSSFYLTTDGRPLAPSAPVASLAPSGSVQLRLRALRGGGGDGGSTCAESRDCYLSMYLAKKPDKADPNEARLSRFTCCALSGEPLAAPAVVDRLGNLFNKEALVEALIHKRLPKALSHIRGLKDMIPIHLHPKPNAADQEVRFQCPVTGFEFNGKSQFLVLRGCGHVLSVKALKEVKSSSCLVCHKEFDEMDKMPINGTEEEVDVLRQRMEEERGKLKEKKDKKLANGLSGSKHAAAAVADTEKLENGKKGEAAPAKRFKAADHAPAHANKKVYASIFTSSNKSDFRETYSCRSLPLGRN, from the coding sequence ATGGCGCCGGCCACCGGCGCGACCCGGGCCGTGGTCCTCCGCCTCGACGACCTGTCCCTCCCACCGCGGTACCTCACCGTGGCGTCCCACCTCCCCGTCTCCGATCTCATCGgcttcctccccctcccctcctcctccttctaccTCACCACCGACGGCCGCCCGCTCGCGCCCTCCGCGCCCGTCGCCTCCCTCGCGCCGTCCGGTTCCGTCCAGCTCCGCCTCCGCGCGCtccgcggcgggggcggcgatggcGGGTCCACCTGCGCCGAGTCCCGCGACTGCTACCTCTCCATGTACCTCGCGAAGAAGCCCGACAAGGCCGATCCCAACGAGGCCCGCCTCTCCCGCTTCACCTGCTGCGCGCTCTCGGGGGAGCCTCTCGCCGCGCCCGCTGTCGTGGATCGCCTGGGCAACCTGTTCAACAAGGAGGCCCTCGTCGAGGCGCTCATCCACAAGCGCCTGCCCAAGGCGCTCTCGCACATCCGCGGGCTCAAGGACATGATCCCCATCCACCTGCACCCCAAGCCCAACGCGGCGGACCAGGAGGTCCGTTTCCAGTGCCCGGTCACCGGGTTCGAGTTCAACGGCAAGTCCCAGTTCCTCGTGCTCCGTGGATGCGGGCACGTGCTGAGCGTGAAGGCTCTCAAGGAGGTGAAGTCGTCCTCGTGTTTGGTCTGCCATAAGGAGTTTGATGAGATGGACAAGATGCCCATCAATGGGACCGAGGAGGAGGTGGACGTGTTGAGGCAGAGGATGGAGGAGGAGAGAGGGAAGCTGAAGGAGAAGAAGGATAAGAAGCTGGCGAATGGGCTCAGTGGGAGTAAGCATGCTGCTGCTGCGGTTGCAGACACTGAGAAGTTGGAGAATGGGAAGAAAGGGGAGGCTGCCCCAGCAAAGCGGTTTAAGGCTGCAGATCATGCACCGGCTCATGCAAACAAGAAAGTGTATGCGTCAATTTTCACTTCTTCCAATAAGTCTGATTTCAGGGAGACATACTCATGCCGGTCACTCCCCCTGGGAAGGAATTAA